The Pyrus communis chromosome 9, drPyrComm1.1, whole genome shotgun sequence genome has a segment encoding these proteins:
- the LOC137745817 gene encoding xylan glycosyltransferase MUCI21-like has translation MGRYQRHHHHQWRKVDKPCAAAEGDEDSQTTTFLMEFANSGYYYKRTSPKLLYLLFISFLSCSFILAPHLFSSNTTFSLLYSTPMEDMNVNGPLCSSISNGTICCDRSSIRSDICVMKGDVRTHSASSTIVLYRSKEGSSFQNHVSDVVEENEEDETEELRHTKVKPYTRKWETSVMDTIDELQLVAKKDTPGMHHRCDVQHDVPAVFFSTGGYTGNVYHEFNDGIMPLFITSQRFNKKVVFVILEYHNWWVTKYGDIVSQLSDYQPIDFSGDTRTHCFPEVTVGLRIHDELTVDSSLMEGNVSIVDFRNLLDRAYWPRIRSLIQDEEREAQEKHSASLASESSFEPESEVQEDQFKKPKLVIISRNGSRAITNENFLVRMAEQIGFEVNVLRPDRTTELAKIYRALNASDVMIGVHGAAMTHFMFMRPGSVFIQVVPLGTEWAAEEYYGEPARKLGLKYIGYQILTRESSLYAKYDMDDPVLRDPQSVTKRGWEYTKKIYLDGQTVRLDLPRFRKRLVRAYDYIFHRLNNHPHLQSQ, from the exons ATGGGGCGGTATCAGCGGCATCACCACCACCAGTGGAGAAAAGTTGACAAGCCTTGTGCAGCAGCAGAGGGAGATGAAGACTCACAGACCACTACCTTTCTAATGGAGTTTGCAAACTCTGGTTATTATTACAAGAGAACAAGTCCAAAGCTTCTCTATCTCCTCTTCATCTCCTTCCTCTCTTGCAGCTTCATCTTAGCCCCTCATCTTTTCAGCTCCAACACCACTTTCTCTCTTCTAT ATTCAACACCAATGGAAGATATGAATGTAAATGGTCCCTTGTGTTCTTCAATCTCTAATG GAACTATATGTTGCGATCGAAGCAGTATTCGTTCAGATATTTGTGTAATGAAAGGGGATGTAAGAACACACTCTGCTTCCTCCACTATCGTTCTCTACCGATCTAAAGAAGGAAGTAGCTTCCAAAATCATGTTTCTGATGTTGTTgaggaaaatgaagaagatgaaaccGAGGAACTCAGGCACACAAAGGTCAAACCGTATACGCGGAAATGGGAAACAAGTGTCATGGATACCATTGATGAATTACAGCTCGTTGCGAAGAAAGACACTCCAGGGATGCACCACCGGTGTGATGTCCAACATGATGTTCCGGCAGTGTTTTTCTCAACCGGGGGATATACCGGTAATGTCTATCACGAATTCAATGATGGGATTATGCCGTTGTTCATTACTTCCCAGCGTTTCAACAAGAAGGTTGTGTTTGTCATTCTCGAGTACCATAATTGGTGGGTGACGAAATATGGAGACATTGTTTCTCAACTGTCAGATTATCAACCTATAGATTTTAGTGGAGATACAAGAACTCATTGCTTCCCTGAGGTCACCGTTGGTCTGAGGATTCACGACGAGCTCACTGTGGATTCTTCACTGATGGAGGGAAATGTGAGCATTGTTGACTTTCGAAATCTTCTAGACCGAGCTTACTGGCCTCGAATTCGAAGTCTTATTCAAGACGAGGAACGGGAAGCACAGGAGAAGCATTCTGCGTCTCTGGCATCCGAGAGCTCTTTCGAACCTGAGAGTGAAGTGCAAGAAGATCAATTCAAGAAGCCTAAACTGGTCATCATATCTCGAAATGGATCAAGAGCGATAACTAATGAGAATTTCTTGGTTAGAATGGCTGAGCAAATCGGGTTTGAAGTTAATGTTTTGAGACCTGACCGCACGACAGAGTTAGCAAAGATTTATCGGGCCCTTAATGCGAGTGATGTGATGATCGGGGTTCATGGCGCTGCCATGACACATTTTATGTTCATGAGGCCTGGGTCTGTGTTCATCCAAGTTGTTCCCCTAGGAACTGAGTGGGCAGCGGAGGAATACTATGGGGAACCTGCAAGGAAGCTCGGGTTGAAATACATCGGCTACCAGATTCTTACTCGAGAGAGCTCGTTGTACGCCAAATACGATATGGATGATCCTGTTCTTAGGGATCCACAGAGTGTAACCAAAAGGGGATGGGAGTACACAAAGAAGATCTATCTTGATGGCCAAACTGTGAGATTAGACCTCCCAAGATTTCGGAAGCGATTGGTTCGTGCTTACGATTACATCTTCCACAGGTTGAACAATCACCCCCATCTTCAATCACAGTAA